Proteins encoded within one genomic window of Posidoniimonas corsicana:
- a CDS encoding GDSL-type esterase/lipase family protein: MRQTTAATLRTRLTVGSRLLVAAMLLGGWLATPPRAAVAQTLRVMPLGDSVTDGFALPGGYRAPLYTKLQQAGIDTLFVGDHQNNPTASLTAAGQQRHSGHSGWVVDGTISPTRNGLAENIATWLAPSRTPIDPDIVLLMIGTNDVIDNLQLAQAPDRIGDLITRIVSPDDGLAPDAHLILGSLIPNRQSGKQAPTDALNAALPGLVAEHQQLGESVSFVDVASYVTPADMSDLYHPNATGAAKIADAFLGGIQAFLESSQTLPGDYNADGVVDAADYTLWRDSEGQTGAGLPADGNGDGQINQGDYLVWRDHFGQGGPAAGASAAPEPAAGALGAGLLAIAAARRRQRRGRRLLVSHG; this comes from the coding sequence ATGCGTCAAACGACAGCGGCAACTCTGCGCACGCGCCTTACGGTCGGTTCACGATTGTTGGTGGCGGCGATGCTGCTAGGCGGTTGGCTGGCCACCCCGCCGCGCGCGGCGGTGGCCCAGACGCTGCGGGTCATGCCGCTCGGCGATTCGGTCACCGACGGCTTCGCGCTGCCGGGCGGCTACCGGGCGCCGCTCTACACGAAGCTGCAGCAGGCCGGCATCGACACGCTGTTCGTTGGCGACCACCAGAACAACCCGACCGCGTCGCTAACCGCCGCGGGGCAGCAGCGCCACTCGGGCCACTCCGGGTGGGTGGTCGACGGCACGATCTCGCCGACGCGCAACGGCCTGGCGGAAAACATCGCCACGTGGCTCGCCCCCAGCCGCACGCCGATCGACCCGGACATCGTGCTGCTGATGATCGGCACCAACGACGTCATCGACAACCTGCAGCTCGCTCAGGCGCCCGACCGGATCGGCGACCTGATCACGCGCATCGTCAGCCCGGACGACGGCCTGGCGCCGGACGCGCACCTGATCCTCGGCAGCCTTATCCCCAACCGCCAGAGCGGCAAGCAGGCGCCGACCGACGCGCTCAACGCCGCGCTGCCGGGCCTGGTCGCCGAGCACCAGCAGCTGGGCGAGTCGGTCAGCTTTGTGGACGTCGCGAGCTACGTCACGCCCGCGGACATGAGCGACCTCTACCACCCCAACGCGACCGGCGCCGCCAAGATCGCCGACGCGTTCCTGGGCGGCATCCAGGCGTTCCTGGAGAGCAGCCAGACGCTGCCGGGCGACTACAACGCGGACGGTGTGGTCGACGCCGCCGACTACACGCTGTGGCGCGACTCGGAGGGCCAGACCGGCGCCGGCCTGCCCGCCGACGGCAACGGCGACGGCCAAATCAACCAGGGCGACTACCTGGTGTGGCGCGACCACTTTGGCCAGGGCGGCCCAGCCGCCGGGGCCTCCGCCGCGCCGGAGCCGGCCGCCGGCGCGCTCGGCGCCGGGCTGCTGGCGATCGCGGCGGCGCGGCGGCGTCAGCGTCGAGGCCGTCGCCTGTTGGTTAGCCACGGATAG
- the rbsK gene encoding ribokinase, translating into MDRPRILVIGSSNTDLTVRLPRLPSPGETVLGGQLMTAAGGKGANQAVAAARAGGEVTFLGRVGRDAYGAAALDGLRAEGIDVGRVVVDDEAPSGVALIFVGAEGENMIAVAGGANERLTPADLDAARGCFAQADVVLLQLETPLAAVEHAVRLAAEEGVRVILNPAPAQPLPDDLLAGVAVLTPNEHELALLSGRKVADETALADAARALRDGGARAVVVTLGDRGVWLASDDADSLVPTQPVAAVDTVGAGDAFNGALAVAISEGRPLADAVRFANAAAAVSVTRHGAQPSAPTREEIERQLAASE; encoded by the coding sequence ATGGACCGACCGCGCATTCTCGTCATCGGCAGCTCCAACACCGACCTCACCGTCCGGCTGCCGCGGCTCCCCTCGCCCGGCGAGACCGTGCTCGGCGGGCAGCTCATGACCGCCGCCGGCGGCAAGGGCGCCAACCAGGCGGTGGCCGCCGCGCGGGCGGGCGGCGAGGTGACATTCCTGGGCCGCGTCGGGCGGGACGCCTACGGCGCTGCGGCGCTCGACGGACTGCGGGCCGAGGGGATCGACGTCGGTCGTGTCGTGGTGGATGACGAAGCGCCGTCCGGCGTGGCGCTGATCTTCGTCGGCGCGGAGGGCGAGAACATGATCGCCGTGGCCGGCGGGGCCAACGAGCGGCTGACGCCCGCCGACCTGGATGCGGCCCGCGGCTGCTTTGCGCAGGCGGACGTGGTGCTCCTGCAGCTAGAGACGCCGCTCGCCGCCGTCGAGCACGCCGTGCGGCTTGCGGCCGAAGAGGGCGTGCGGGTGATCCTCAACCCCGCGCCGGCCCAGCCGCTGCCCGACGACTTGCTGGCCGGCGTGGCGGTGCTGACGCCCAACGAGCACGAGCTGGCCCTCCTCTCCGGACGCAAGGTGGCCGACGAGACAGCGCTTGCCGACGCGGCGCGGGCGCTGCGTGATGGCGGCGCCCGCGCGGTCGTGGTGACGCTGGGCGACCGCGGCGTGTGGCTCGCCAGCGACGATGCCGACTCGCTCGTTCCAACACAGCCGGTCGCCGCGGTGGACACCGTCGGCGCCGGCGACGCCTTCAACGGGGCGCTCGCGGTGGCCATCAGTGAGGGCCGCCCGCTGGCCGACGCGGTACGCTTCGCCAACGCCGCGGCGGCGGTGTCCGTCACCCGGCACGGCGCGCAGCCCTCGGCGCCGACGCGGGAGGAGATTGAGCGCCAGCTGGCCGCGTCGGAGTAA